Part of the Leptospira langatensis genome is shown below.
AAAACGGTATCGTTCTAGAAGGAAGAAAACTTTTGGATTCTATCATCGATATCAGGACCCCAAGATTGACCCTGATCATCCGAAATGCGTTCGGCGGAGCTTACGCTACCTTCAACTCTTATCATACGGGAGCCGATATGGTATTTGCTCTTCCTACTGCAAGGATTGCAGTGATGGGACCTGCGGGGAAAGACTACGTCTACAAGGACGAGATCTCCGAGATCCAAAGGGAATATAAAGAGAACCTGAAGAAAGGCGTTTCTGAGAAAGAAGCTGCCGCTACTAGAGATAAGAAACTCCAATCTCTTTCCCAAAGATACGAAAAGGAACTCATGAACCCGAAAGAAGCTCTTTCTCTCGGATCCGTTTCCAGGATCGTTCTTCCGGGAACCACAAGAAATATACTCTTCCAAAACTTGGATTATTTAATCCGACACTACAAACCAGGACCAATGTCCGGACCTCAAAGGGAGTTCGAGTAAACAAAGATGATCGACTACCAAAATCGACGTATTACATTTCGCGAATCTACTTCACCTTGGATCCATTCCTTCTCCTTAGAGACGATCAAATGTCTGATCGTTTGTAGAGGACCTGTGCGTAAGGAAGCCATGGAGATCTTCGACCAGATCGGAGTTAGGGAATATGGGATCCTTCTCTCCGAAAAAGACTCCGTCGTTTATCCGATGGCTCTTGCTCCCGAACTAAGGGATTTTAGATTCCCTTCCAATATCCACCGAGTCCCGGATTATATGGGTGCCGGCGCCGAAGAGAAAGCCGCTCGCATTAAGCAGATCATCCAGATCGCAAAGGATAACGATTACACCCATATCTTTGCCGGATACGGATTCATGGCAGAGGACGCCGAGTTCATCGAGGCGATCGAGGCGAGTGGGATCACCTTTATGGGACCTTCTTCTCATGTGGCTCACCAGGCAGGTTCTAAGGATGAGGCAAAGAAACTCGCTCGTAAACTGAATGTTTCCGTAACTCCAGGTGTGGATACGATCTCTGCCACTTGCTTACTGAAGAAGGCGCCGGATGAGAAAGCACTTTCTGCTCTCGCAAAAGAAAAGGGATTAAACTTCACTTATAATTCTTCCGTTAGCGCGGCAGAAAATGCAGAAGCTCTTCTCTATGCCGGTTACGAGAAAATTGTAGAGTTAGTCACCATTGCAGAATTGCAAGCACAGGCCGAAATCGAATGTGCAGAGATCTGGAAGAAGTATCCGACCAACAGGATCCGCTTTAAGTATGTGGGCGGTGGTGGAGGAAAAGGACAAAGGGTCGTCTCTAAACCGGACGAGGTCAAAACTGCAGTACAGGAGATCCTATCCGAGTCCAAGGTAACCGCTCCAGGTTCCAATAGAAACTTCCTCATCGAATTGAATATCGAAAAGACCCGTCACAACGAGATCCAGCTGATCGGAAACGGAGAATGGTGTCTCGCTCTTGGGGGAAGGGATTGCTCCGTTCAGATGCACGAGCAAAAACTACTCGAGATCTCCTTAACACAGGAATTGCTCCAAAACGAGATCGCTGCCGTAGAGAAAGTTTCCGCGAAGAAAGCAGAGATCCTAAAGGCAGATCTAAAAGTACTGCAAGAAATGGAAGAGCAATCCGAAAGATTCGGAAAGGCAGTGGCACTCAATAGCGTTTCCACTTTCGAGCTAATCGTAGAAGGGACCAATCACTTCTTCATGGAGATGAACACTCGTATCCAGGTAGAACACAGAGTGACTGAGATGGTCTATTCCCTTAAATTTACCAACCCGGAAAACAAGGCCGAATTCTTCGTCGTAGATAGTTTGATCGAAGCGATGGCGCTTATCGCACTCCATGGAAAAAGATTGCCTAAGCCGGAGCGTATCGTTCGGAATATTTCCGGAGCGGAAGTCCGGATCAATGCTACGAACAAGGCGATCCAACCTCATGCCGGCGGTGTGATCCTGAATTGGTCCAAACCTTTACCGGAAGAGATCCGTGACGACCAAGGGATCTCCGTTCGTAATCCTGACACAGGTTTATTCGTACATTATAAAGTAGCTGGAGCATACGATTCGAATATCGCTCTATTGATCACATATGGGATCAGCAGAGAAGACAACCTTCGTAAACTCGGAAATATACTTCGTAAGACCGAGTTACGAGGACAAGATCTGCAAACCAACCTGATCGTACATTACGGATTGATTAACTGGATCCTTGGAAAGGATGCGCTATTCAAGCCTTCTACTGCGTTCATGATCTCCTATCTGGCGGCAGTAGGTGCTCTGGAAAGCTTAGGCAAAGACGTGGATCTGGAGGTGGCTTGGAACAAGATCGTTTCCGCGGCTCCCGCAGAAGCGAAGAAGGTACTTTCCAGAAAACTCACCCTGATCACAAGACCAGTGGCGGATATACTCGCCGATGCCCATCTACTTGCAGGGTTTATCGGTTATCACGAGAACCTTTCTTGGAAGATAGAGAAGGATCAGGTCGTGTGGCTTCGAAATCCTGTCCATATCCTTACCGATCTCTATTACTACCAGCATATGGAAGGCGAATTGCACCAATCCCCATCCGAACAGATCTGGGATCATGACCAACAAATACTCCAAGCTGCATTAGCTTTTTATAAAGAATTAGAAGTAAGAACCGGCAAGAAAGCGGATTCAGCGGAATGGGATTCGTTCTTTGCAGGACCTAAACCTTCCGGTTTCGACGATGCTCTTTGGACAAAGGCAGTTGCTTCTCATAAAGGATTCCAACTTGGATTGGAACTCTTAAAACTGATCCCGAATCTCGGAAACAAATCCGGGTTCTATAAACTTTCGATCGACGAAAACTTAGAGCCAGTGATCCCTGAGGAATTCAAAAAGGCGGATACAAGAGACGCGTTTATCAAGTTCTTGGCTCCGGCTCCTAAAGCAAGTTCCGACGAGATCGTGTCTCCTATGGGTGGAATGTTCTATTCCAAGGAAGCACCTGATCTTCCTGCAATGGTGAAAGAAGGAGAGCATTTCAAGGCTGGTCAGCCTCTATTCATCGTAGAGGTTATGAAGATGTTCAACAAGATCACTGCACCATTCTCGGGAACCGTCAAAGAAGTTCTTCTGAAAGACAGCGACGGAAAGATCATCCAAAAGGGACAGTCCATCTTCAAGATCGTTCCGGACGAGGTCTTAAAGATCGAAACCCCGGAAGAGATCCAAGAAAGAAGGAACAAGGTTACTCTTTCCTTACTCTAAAAAATGCAAAGGATCCTTGCTTTGGTCTCTACTTAAGCAAGGATCTCCGCTGGGATCTCCTCCAAGGAAAGGATCTTTTCCGCGGCTCCTCTCTCGATCGCTTCCCTAGGCATTCCGAATACCACTGAACTTGCTTCGTCCTGAGCAATAGTCCTTCCACCTGTTTTACGGATCTCTAATAGACCTTCTGCGCCATCGGCTCCCATTCCAGTGAGCAAGAAGGCCTTAGCATTCCTCCCCACATTCTTAGCGACCGAGTGAAATAGAACATCTACTGAAGGGCGATGTCTGTTTACGAGAGGTCCTTCCTTGACCCGAACCACGAATTGCGCTCCGTTACCTATGACTTCCATATGCTTGTTTCCGGGAGCGATGAGAGCAGTGCCTTCTTGCACCCTATCCCCATCCTTTGCCTCTCGGACTTGGATCTTGCAGAGCTTATCCAGGCGATTTGCAAAGGCCTCCGTAAATCTCTCAGGCATATGCTGAACGATCACTATTCCCGGGCAATTTGCAGGAAGAGAAGTAAGTATTTCTTCGAGTGCGATAGTTCCCCCGGTAGAAGTCCCGATAGCCACGATCCGATCCGTCGTCTTAATTTTCGAAAAATCTAATGCATTTGTTTTCATGACTGGGACTGCTGACTTGTTATGGGACCTTACCCTAGAAACGGAAGCGGAACGGACCGCCTCTCCTAAGGAAATTACCGAATCCTCCAAGAAATCCTTTAATCCTATCTTCGGCTTGGTCACTATACCCACGGCTCCTTCTTTCAAGGCAATCCAAGTCGTCTCCGACTCCTTTTCCGCAAGAGAGGAACAGATGAGTACAGGAGTAGGTCTTTCTTGCATGATCCTTTTCAAGAAACTGATCCCATCCATTCTGGGCATTTCTATATCCAATACGAATACATCGGGCCAGATATTCGACCTTTCTAACTTTTCCAAAGCGAATACCGGATCGGGAGCGGAGCCTATCACCTTTATATCATTGTTCTTTTCCAAAACCTGCGTAAGCACAGTGCGGACCACTGCGGAATCATCTATTATAAAAACATATATCATATTTTATGAATTCTTTGGATTTTCCATATATACCTCTCCATCCCAAAGAGAGAAATAGATCTTTCGATGAGAGGATCCGCCGGTATTTGCGGCCGAAAGAGTGATATTTGCCTTCTTGATCAGCGTTTGGACCGCCTCTACATTCTTATCGCCAATCTCAACGATCTTTCTCACTTCCTCTAAATTCTCCTCATCCGGCGAGAACATGGAAGCTCCTCCAAAGATCTTACAGACGAATCTGCCAGGCCTTTCGCCCAGTAGACTGAATTTCTCTAAGAAGGTTTCGATCGCATCGTCCGCATACTTATTGTGCGGATCGGGAACACTAGAGGGCCTCTTAGGAAGCATGATATGCGCCATTCCTCCCACTCTATAATAAGGATGCCAAAGACAGATCGCGACACAGGACCCGAGTAGAGTTCGAATCCTTGTACCGTTCTCTCCCCAGTATAATCCTCCCGGTTGTAGGAAGATATCCTTTACAATGTCAGGTTCCATTATGCCGGATTCGAAGCCGTTAGATGACTCGCTTCTTCTCTTGTTTCTTCCAGTGCGGTCAATTCCTCTACAGTAAGAAGACGTACAAGATTCAAAAGAAGAATGAAACCGCTTGCCTGTCTTGCCATCCCTGAAAGAAAGTCCACTCGTATCCTCGAACCGAAAGTAGGGGGAGGCTCGATCTCCGAAGAAGGGATACTCAATACCTCATATACGGATTCCACGATAAGACCTATATCCATTCTAGCCCCGTTCACCGATTCCGGCACCTCTACGATCACGATGCAAGTTCTCTTGTCCGGAGAATGTTTCTTCCTAAAGAACTTATCGCTCACGTCCAAGACAGGGACCACATTGCCACGAAGATTGATCACTCCCGGAATGAAGGAAGGCATCATGGGCACAGTGGTCACATGAGTGTATTCCAAGATCTCTTTTACATTCAGTAACCCGATCCCGAAAGTTTCGTCTCCTATCTTAAAGGTTAAGTATTGATTGTCCTCGAAATTGCTCATCTGACCCTCAATACTTCTCGAACTTGGATTTCTCTTGCACGTTGATGGATCTCAGAGAGGCCTTTTTCGACCCATTACTCACTTCCTTGAACTGATGCTCTTTACTCAAACGGAAGAACATTACGGATTCTCGCAAGGATTCCGCTTGGCTATTCATCTCTTCCGCAATGGCAGCTAACTCTTCCGATGCGGAAGCGTTCTGCTGGGATACCTGATCCAATTGTCCCATTGCCTTATTGATCTCCACCACACTCGAGGCCTGCTCCTCGCTGGAAGCGGTGATCTCTTGGACCAAATCCGCAGTTTTTCTAATATTCGGAACGATATCCCCAATGAGTTTCCCTGCCTTCTCTGCGATCGCAACAGAAGAAACGGCAAGACTAGAGATCTCATTTGCGGATTTCTGGCTTCTTTCCGCAAGCTTGCGCACTTCGGAAGCGACCACTGCGAATCCTCGACCATGCTCTCCGGCTCTTGCAGCTTCGATCGCTGCATTTAATGCGAGTAGGTTCGTTTGATAAGCGATATCCTCAATGATCGATATCTTCTCCGCAATCTGCTTCATCGCACTTACGGTCTCAGTTACAGACTTTCCACCGTCTTCCGCATCTCTGGATGACTGGCTCGCGATCTGTTCTGTTTGTTTGGAGTTACTTGCGTTCTGATCGATAGAAGCGGTCATTTCTTCGAGAGAAGAAGTAGTCTCTTCTACGGACGCAGCTTGTTGAGAAGCTCCCTGGCTCAATGAATTTGCAGTGGAGGAAACCTCTGCAGCGGAACCGACCAAACTTCCCGATTTCATGACGATATCTCCCATGATCTCGTTTAGTTTATCCACGGTACTATTCCCGAACTCTTTCAGCTTACCGAAAGTACCGAAGTATTCATTCTCAATCTTAGAAGTAAGATCCCCATTAGCGAGTCTCTCTAACGCGGAGAGAACCTCGTTCAGTCCCACCTCGCTGACCTGGAGTAGGGAATTCAAGGCTCCTCCGAGTGTTTTGAAGAAACCTTCCTTGCCGTCCATAATAACTCTGGTCTTGAAATCTCCTTTGGTTGCCGCATTTACGATCTCTTCGATCTCCTTCTGCACCGCAAGCTCATTCGTAACGTCAGACCATTCCACCACGGCGCCCAATCTTTGACCGTCTGTGCTTAGGATCGGGTTAGCGACTAAATTGAAAGAGCGACCACCTATTGCGATAGAAGACTCATAGGTAGAATTCAAATTTCCGATCAGATTTCTCTGATGAGATGGATTCTTATGGAAACTATCTATATTCGTTCCGATCAATTTCTGCAAATTAAAGGCGCTCAATTGTTTCCGAATGTCCATCTCGCTTCCCTGGAACATCTTATAGACTGCCTTGTTCATGTACTTGATATTGAAGTCCATGTCCGCGATCATTACGTTGGTACTGGTATTATCCAATGCCACCTTGATCCGGGTTAATTCCTCATTCTCGAGCCTTCTTGTTTCAGCGACCTTTTTCTGCTCGGTCACATCCGACCATTCCACAACCGCGCCGAGTCGATCCCCCGAGTCGGTTAAGATTGGATTTGCGATGAGATCAAATGTTCTACCTCCGATCTCGATACTGGATTTAAATGTTGTAGTAAAAGAACCGAGCAATCCTCTTTGGTGAGCTGGATTCTTATGATAAGTATCTATATTCGATCCGATGAGTTTGTTCAAATGGAAATTACTCAGTTGTTTCCGGATATCATTCTCACCGATCTCGAACATCTTCACGATCGCTTTATTCATGTACTTGATATTCAAGTTATTATCGGCGATCATAATATTGGTGCTCGTATTATCCAGGGCGACTTTGATACGAGTAAGCTCTTCGTTTTCCGCTCTACGGATTTCCTGCATTTTTTTCTGTTCTGTCACGTCCGCCCATTCGACTACAGTTCCTAATCTTTCTCCTGAGTTCGTCAAGATAGGATTCGCGATCAGATCAAAGGAACGTCCACCGATCTCAATATTAGAGCGGAAGGTTTTACTCAGATCTTTTAGTAAGTTCCGTTGGTGAGCCGGATTCTTGTGGAATGCGTCAATATTCGTGCCCATCAATGCTTCCGAGCGGAACTGAGTGAGTTGCTTCTTGATATCTTCTTCCGCATCGGAGAACATATGGCGGATCGCCTTATTCATATAAGTAACTTTCAGATTTACATCTGCCATCATGATATTCGTAGACACGTTATCTAAAGCGGTCTTGATCCGAACAAATTCTTCCGAATCCGCTCTAGAATCCAACACAGGTCCTCTGGAGAATGGTTTCAGGTAGATGGCTAAGGCAGGCAAAAGCAGTGTCCCGAATACCGCGAATAGGAAATGGTAATATACGGATCCTTTTGCAATGGCCTTAGGAGGGATCTCGAAAGAAGTCCCGGACCACTTTTCTCGTAGCACCTCGAACTTAGGAAGAGTGGACTGAACCAGATGCTCGACAAAATTTTCTTGTGTATTCTTACCCGCTCCACTTAGGATCGCCTTTCCCGCGAGGAGAGATTCATAGACCTCATCCAGATCTTCTTCTAGCATTTTTAATTCGGAAGAATTCGATCCTGCCTTGGCTAAGGACGAAAGATCAGCCTTCAGATCTTCCTTCTTCTTTTTAATGGAATCCAGTTTCGATATTAGAGATTCTTTATTTTGGTTCGGCATAAAAAGGGAATATAGATCCGAGCCTAAATAAGAAAAATTCGATCGGATCGTTTCTCCAGGAGACGAGCCGGATTCGTTCGAATCCCTTTGATCCGGTCCAAAATGGTCGAAATAATAACTCCAACCGGCAGATCCAAAAGTAAGAAGGATCCCTAATAGAAAGATCCAAACCAGAACGATTGCTTTGCTTTTGCCTTGTGCCATACGTTTTTACCTATTCTCAAAATTAATAACTTATTTCTAATTCGATCATGAATGCAGTATGATAGGATTTATTCCTACTTAGAGCGTATCTTTTCTCTTTCTCTCAAATTCGATCTTTGGATCTTTAATAGGGAATGAAGTCCAGGAACATCGAGAATGAAGGCGATCTTACCCGTGCCTAATACAGAGGTTCCACTAATACATTGGATCCCTCTAAAGATCTCGTTTAAGGGTTTGATGACGGATTGGATCTCGCCGAGTAGATCATGGACCAAAATACCGAAGTTCTTTCCTTCATATTCCAGAACTAGAATATTCTTTCTTCCTTCGTCGGAGCCAGGGAGCCCTAAGAACCTTCCCAAATGAAGAATAGGAAGAACTTCACCCCTTAGGTTGATGGAACCGGCGATCTCTTCGGGAAGGAGCTGTAGTTCCGATTCCATTGTTTCCTTGACCCAATCCATGGGCACAACGAAGTAAGAATCGCTGGATCTCACGAGGAAGCCGTCAATAATCGCTAATGTAAGCGGAAGTCTGATCGAGAATACTGATCCCTTCCCCAACTCGGATTGAACGTTAACCGATCCCCTTAAGGATTCAATATTACGCTGGACCACATCCATTCCGACTCCTCTGCCGGAAAGATTAGTCACTGCTTCTGCTGTGGAAAAACCGGGCTGAAAGATCAGATTGATGATCTCCTGTTCCGTCAAACTTTGATCTGGATCTATAATCCCTTTCTCCAAAGCTTTCTTACGGATCTTATCTTGGTTCAGTCCTTTTCCGTCATCGGAGATCTCTATGGAGATACTTCCAGTCGCATGAGATGCTTGGATTTTCAGTTTTCCTCTTTGCGATTTTCCTAATGCTTCTCTTTCCTCACTCGGTTCTATTCCATGATCTAACGCGTTTCTAAGAATATGCACAATCGGATCGTTGATCTTTTCGATCACTGAACGATCTAGCTCGGTCTCTCCGCCTTGGATCTCAAAATCCACATCCTTACCAAGCTCGAGAGAAATATCTCGGACAGTTCTTCTATATTTCTCAAACAACTCGCCGATAGGGACCATTCTAAGAGCCATTGCGGTCTCTCTGATCTCACCTACAAGTCTGGAAAAGATCTCCGCAGATTCATTCAATTCAGAATCTTCGGTATCTGCGAGAAGTCGCCCTAGACTCGCTTGAGAGATGATCAATTCTCCCACGAGATTCACGAGTTGATCTACTTTCGCGGAATCGATCCGGATCAGCTTAGGTGCTGTTGCGGCAGTTTGGACTTTCTGTACTTCTTGTTTTTGGGAAGTAGGAAAGTGTTTAAAATCCTGCTCCAATCCCTCGATCTCTAAACCTAATAATGCAAGAGTTTTATAATATTCTTCCGCTCCGCAAGGAATCTCTTTTGAGATCTGATGGAACACTTCTTCTACCGAGTGAGGGGGAGTCACCCGCAAGAAGGAACCTTCTTTTAAAAAATCAAATACGGACTCAATTTCCTCTTTTCTAGCCGAGGAGCGAAGTTTGATCTCGAATCCTAAATAACAGGTTTCAGAATTCCAAGATTCCCATTTCGGGAGTTGGGATTTATACACATACAGATAAAGGATCTCCCCGAAATTCTTCAGATACTTGAGAAAAGAGTAGGGGTCCATCCCGCTTCTAAATGTATCTTGGCCGGGAAAGAAACTGATCTGCCATTCTGAATTGACGGAACCTTTCTTTGTAGATTCTCCAGATTGCTTTGGAGAGATCTGTGCTCCTTTTCCTTCTTGCCGAGTTTCTTCTCCGCCAAGAAATCCTTTCGCTTCGGAAATGATCTTTTCTTGTTCGGCTTTCGCATCAAGATCCGAAAGATCGCCTGAATAAGGATCCGAAACTAACTTCTTTAGGTGATCTACCGCCCTTAAAAGAAAATCTATTTTCCCAGGATCCAGTTCTGTCTTTCCGGAACGAGCCAGATCGAGCAGAGTTTCCAATTCGTGGGAACATTTCTCAATGGCATCGTATCCGAACATTCCTGCCGTGCCTTTGACCGTATGGACGGCTCGGAACATAGAATGGATGGATTCTTCGTTGAATTCACCTCTTTCTAATTGTAAAAGAAGAAGTTCTGCCGAAGACAGTAACTCCGTGGATTCTTGGATAAATGCCTCTTTGATTTCGGAAAGATCCATTAGGCCTTCTCCAATCCGTAGGCAAATTTCAGGGAAGACGAATCCTTCTTAGAGATCCGGATCCTATCCTGGAAATAGCCGATGAGTCCATATAGATCCAAGAATTCTAATAAAGAATGGGAATGATTGGAAATACTCAAATCCCAAGACATAGCCAAAGATTCTCTCTTCAAAAGAAGAAGGGATTGCAGGAAGCTAGAATCCACTTTTTCCAAACCGCCCGCATCTATTTCCAATCGCAGTGGATTTTTTTGTAGAATGGAATTCAGTCGCTCCTGCCATTCCGAAATGGAATAGATAGAAGCTTCCCCAATTAGATCCACTCTATACATAGGACGGGAATCTTTTTGGCCTAACTCTGAGATCTTGATTTCCAATGACATAGAATATTACCGAAATCTAAACCAACAGTATCCGAATGGTCTTCAGGAGCTCTTCGGGAGAAAACGGCTTTGTTAGCCAGGCTTTAGCACCGGCTTTCAATCCTTCGGACTTTAACTCTTCTTGGGATTCGGTGGTTAGCATCACGATCGGAACGAACTTATGATTAGAATCCTCCTTGACCGCGCGGACAAAACTCAATCCGTCCATATTCGGCATATTCATATCGCTGACGACCAGATCGACTTTGCCCTCTTTCAATTTTTCAAGACCTTTCAATCCGTCTTCCGCTTCGACCACATTGAAAGAAGCTTGAGAAAGATGTAGATTGAGTATCTTTCTGAAAACGGCGGAATCATCTACGATCAATATTTTCTTCATTTGTACCCTTCTTCTTGCCTAGCGAATGGGCAGTAATAGCTCACTCATGACGCAGAGACGGATCTGATCCCCAGTATGATCCTTTGCATTATGAATGAAAAATAGTCCGTTATGTTTTCTCATGATCTGATCGACGGCAGTCAACCCTAGACCCAATCCGAATTTTTCTAGATGGGAGACACTCTCCACAGGAGGATGAAGCCGGAAGAACGGTTGTAATACTAGACTCTCGTATTTTTCCTCCACTCCACCGTACGGTCTTTCGTCCACGATGTTCTTTAATACGATGCAAAAGTATCCTTGGTTGATACTTGTAAACAGCTCTAAGGAAGTCTTAGGAGCGCAGTATTTGAACGCGTTTAAAACGATCTCATAGACTGCGGAGAAAAATAGATCCGGCTCTATCTCCACCTCCACTTCTCTTTTTAATACGGGAAGGTTTAGCCTGAGCCCTTTCTGTTCCAAATAGGGACGAATGAAATCCACGGCGCCTTTTAGTCGATCGACGAGTTCGGAAGCCAGCATCGGTTTCTTATTCAGATCTTTATTAATAATCTCTAATAATTGAGTCAGACCAGCCAGGAGGTTTTTAGTGATCTCTTGGTTTTCCAGAATAAGATCCATGATGCTCGAGTGGATCTGGTAATAATCCCCTTCCTTTTTCAGATCGGCTCTCGCCATATCCAAAAGACTGATAATGGCTCCTATTCCGGAACCTTGGGAAAGGGATGTCTGAAGGGAATGAATGGATGTTTTTTCCCAAGACTCGTCTGCGGATTTCCTCTTCGTTTCCTTATATGTTAACCATTCCAACTGACTCCGAAGCTTCAGACTCTCCGCTTCTATAATAGAATTCTCTCTATCCTTCAGTGCCTTATACTCTACGGCCTTGGACATGGATTTCAGGAAAAGATCGGGGAAAATCGGCTTGATAATATAATCGAATACGCCGAGCTTCATCACCTCGATCACTGTTTCCGTAGAATCGATCGCAGTTTGCACGAGTATGATTGCATCCTGTTCGAACTCTTTCAATCTTCGAATGAAAGAAGGACCATCCATCACAGGCATCAAAAGATCTACGATATAGATAGAATATTTTTTTGCCTTGGCCATTTCCAAAGCTTCTTCTCCGTTCGATGCGGATTCATACTGGATACCGAACTCCTCACAAAGTGCCTCGAGCATGAGTGTGTTCTCCAGTTTATCCTCAACGATCAGAACCGGATCTCGCACCAGGCTCTTTCTTTCCAGTTTGGGCGTGCCGATAGAGCCGGTGGTATTAGTCATGGATCTCTTCCGCCAATTTTTCTAGGAGTAATTTCAATTCGTCTATGGAGATCGGACTAGAAAGATAGAAATCGAAATCCTCTCCGAGGCCTTCCATTCGATTTTCTTCCGGAAGAATATAAACCGTCTTCCAAGCCGTCGATAAACCGGGAAGTCCCGTAGTAGAGAGATTATCCCGAAAGAGGATCATCTTTTTCTTATGTATTCCGCTGTTCTTGGGAAAGTGCAGATCCTGTTCCTGCTTTTTAAAGAAAGAGGTAAGTAAATCCTCGTTTTTTCGATCCGCACATTCGAATCTGATATAAGAATGAGTTCTCAGCTTTTCGGGATAGGAAGTGGAATACGTACGCCTAACCTGGATCTTTTTCTCTCCTTTGTCCAAGATAGGAAGATTAATATAAAAAGAGGTACCGATGCCTTCTCTGCTCTTCAGACGGATAGAGCCGTTATGCGCTTCTACTAGCTTTTTAACGATGGAGAGGCCGAGTCCTGTTCCTTCCGTGTCCTTGGACCTTGAGTTCTCCACCTGATAGAATGCATCAAAGACTTTGCTCTGTTCTTTTTCAGGGATCCCTATGCCTGTATCCGTTAACTCAACTAACCAGTCCCCACGTTCCTGTGTAATGGATAGATAAATGGATCCTTGTTCCGCTGTGAACTTGACCGCATTTCCGACCAGATTAAGAAAGATCTGTCGGATCCGTTTCGGATCTCCCGAGATCAACGGATTCCTGACATTGGTTTCCTGCCAAACGAAGTGAATATGTTTCCTAAGTATCTCTGCTTCCAATACGGAGACCACTTGTTCTATTTCTTTTCTCAGATCCAATTCGCTGAAATAGAACGTGGATTTGCCCGCATTCAATTTGGAAAGATCCAGAATATCGTTGATCAGACCTAGTAAATGCAATCCTGATGTATGGATCACATCCAAATACCTTTGGTTGCTTGGATCTTCCATAGAAGGCTGGATGAGCTTAGAGAGCCCGATAATCGCATTCAAAGGAGTTCTAAGCTCATGGCTCATATTCGCCA
Proteins encoded:
- a CDS encoding chemotaxis protein CheA, producing MDLSEIKEAFIQESTELLSSAELLLLQLERGEFNEESIHSMFRAVHTVKGTAGMFGYDAIEKCSHELETLLDLARSGKTELDPGKIDFLLRAVDHLKKLVSDPYSGDLSDLDAKAEQEKIISEAKGFLGGEETRQEGKGAQISPKQSGESTKKGSVNSEWQISFFPGQDTFRSGMDPYSFLKYLKNFGEILYLYVYKSQLPKWESWNSETCYLGFEIKLRSSARKEEIESVFDFLKEGSFLRVTPPHSVEEVFHQISKEIPCGAEEYYKTLALLGLEIEGLEQDFKHFPTSQKQEVQKVQTAATAPKLIRIDSAKVDQLVNLVGELIISQASLGRLLADTEDSELNESAEIFSRLVGEIRETAMALRMVPIGELFEKYRRTVRDISLELGKDVDFEIQGGETELDRSVIEKINDPIVHILRNALDHGIEPSEEREALGKSQRGKLKIQASHATGSISIEISDDGKGLNQDKIRKKALEKGIIDPDQSLTEQEIINLIFQPGFSTAEAVTNLSGRGVGMDVVQRNIESLRGSVNVQSELGKGSVFSIRLPLTLAIIDGFLVRSSDSYFVVPMDWVKETMESELQLLPEEIAGSINLRGEVLPILHLGRFLGLPGSDEGRKNILVLEYEGKNFGILVHDLLGEIQSVIKPLNEIFRGIQCISGTSVLGTGKIAFILDVPGLHSLLKIQRSNLREREKIRSK
- a CDS encoding response regulator, which translates into the protein MKKILIVDDSAVFRKILNLHLSQASFNVVEAEDGLKGLEKLKEGKVDLVVSDMNMPNMDGLSFVRAVKEDSNHKFVPIVMLTTESQEELKSEGLKAGAKAWLTKPFSPEELLKTIRILLV
- a CDS encoding hybrid sensor histidine kinase/response regulator — encoded protein: MTNTTGSIGTPKLERKSLVRDPVLIVEDKLENTLMLEALCEEFGIQYESASNGEEALEMAKAKKYSIYIVDLLMPVMDGPSFIRRLKEFEQDAIILVQTAIDSTETVIEVMKLGVFDYIIKPIFPDLFLKSMSKAVEYKALKDRENSIIEAESLKLRSQLEWLTYKETKRKSADESWEKTSIHSLQTSLSQGSGIGAIISLLDMARADLKKEGDYYQIHSSIMDLILENQEITKNLLAGLTQLLEIINKDLNKKPMLASELVDRLKGAVDFIRPYLEQKGLRLNLPVLKREVEVEIEPDLFFSAVYEIVLNAFKYCAPKTSLELFTSINQGYFCIVLKNIVDERPYGGVEEKYESLVLQPFFRLHPPVESVSHLEKFGLGLGLTAVDQIMRKHNGLFFIHNAKDHTGDQIRLCVMSELLLPIR
- a CDS encoding STAS domain-containing protein, whose protein sequence is MSLEIKISELGQKDSRPMYRVDLIGEASIYSISEWQERLNSILQKNPLRLEIDAGGLEKVDSSFLQSLLLLKRESLAMSWDLSISNHSHSLLEFLDLYGLIGYFQDRIRISKKDSSSLKFAYGLEKA
- a CDS encoding methyl-accepting chemotaxis protein, with amino-acid sequence MPNQNKESLISKLDSIKKKKEDLKADLSSLAKAGSNSSELKMLEEDLDEVYESLLAGKAILSGAGKNTQENFVEHLVQSTLPKFEVLREKWSGTSFEIPPKAIAKGSVYYHFLFAVFGTLLLPALAIYLKPFSRGPVLDSRADSEEFVRIKTALDNVSTNIMMADVNLKVTYMNKAIRHMFSDAEEDIKKQLTQFRSEALMGTNIDAFHKNPAHQRNLLKDLSKTFRSNIEIGGRSFDLIANPILTNSGERLGTVVEWADVTEQKKMQEIRRAENEELTRIKVALDNTSTNIMIADNNLNIKYMNKAIVKMFEIGENDIRKQLSNFHLNKLIGSNIDTYHKNPAHQRGLLGSFTTTFKSSIEIGGRTFDLIANPILTDSGDRLGAVVEWSDVTEQKKVAETRRLENEELTRIKVALDNTSTNVMIADMDFNIKYMNKAVYKMFQGSEMDIRKQLSAFNLQKLIGTNIDSFHKNPSHQRNLIGNLNSTYESSIAIGGRSFNLVANPILSTDGQRLGAVVEWSDVTNELAVQKEIEEIVNAATKGDFKTRVIMDGKEGFFKTLGGALNSLLQVSEVGLNEVLSALERLANGDLTSKIENEYFGTFGKLKEFGNSTVDKLNEIMGDIVMKSGSLVGSAAEVSSTANSLSQGASQQAASVEETTSSLEEMTASIDQNASNSKQTEQIASQSSRDAEDGGKSVTETVSAMKQIAEKISIIEDIAYQTNLLALNAAIEAARAGEHGRGFAVVASEVRKLAERSQKSANEISSLAVSSVAIAEKAGKLIGDIVPNIRKTADLVQEITASSEEQASSVVEINKAMGQLDQVSQQNASASEELAAIAEEMNSQAESLRESVMFFRLSKEHQFKEVSNGSKKASLRSINVQEKSKFEKY